A single genomic interval of Hydrogenobacter sp. harbors:
- a CDS encoding sulfurtransferase TusA family protein, with amino-acid sequence MKYDRELDIRGDVCPFTFVKSKLVLEQMDRGEILRVIVDYKPSAENVPKSMREEGQEVLAVNQIGEREWEIIVRKVR; translated from the coding sequence ATGAAATACGACAGAGAGCTGGACATAAGAGGTGATGTTTGTCCTTTCACTTTTGTGAAGAGTAAGCTCGTACTTGAACAGATGGATAGAGGAGAAATATTGAGAGTTATTGTGGACTACAAACCATCCGCTGAAAATGTACCTAAGAGTATGAGAGAAGAGGGACAGGAAGTTCTCGCAGTTAATCAAATAGGAGAAAGGGAATGGGAGATAATAGTGAGAAAGGTAAGATGA
- a CDS encoding FAD-dependent oxidoreductase: MSVTRRDLFKLAGIGALTLGVPSASFSAAEKVKKAQAMLPPPKGNRVVVCGGGWAGLTVAKYLKKENPNIDVVLIEKRPNFFSCPISNEWIAGLVNLDFISHDYNQPASKYGYRFINAVILGIERDKKRVYTNHGYIEYNYLVLAPGIKYNYGAWFKDDKEMASYTKIHYPAAFIPGSEHLALKRKVWEFEEGDFIITVPPGAYRCPPAPYERAAMIAYVFKKNNVKGRVIILDPKEDIAPKGPGFRAAYEQLYLGIVEYVPKAQIKEVDPVNKVIKTTAGDFKFTDANLIPPHQAGELVWMADLIAKDKEGKPTGWADQDPLTFQAKTDPNVFLVGDVIGGVPYPKSGHMGNSQGKIVAKIIASRIAGKDTKLTLPDNTCYSMVNGDPQEAIVINVTYDYNDKEKKIVPKPKVINERSTDLARATYEWAKSMYKDMFA; the protein is encoded by the coding sequence ATGAGTGTGACGAGACGTGACCTATTTAAGTTGGCAGGAATTGGGGCTTTGACGCTGGGTGTTCCATCTGCAAGTTTCTCAGCAGCCGAAAAAGTAAAAAAGGCTCAAGCTATGCTTCCTCCACCTAAAGGCAACAGGGTAGTTGTGTGTGGAGGGGGATGGGCAGGATTGACTGTTGCCAAGTATCTTAAGAAAGAAAATCCCAACATAGATGTAGTCCTCATTGAAAAAAGACCCAACTTCTTTTCATGTCCAATATCCAACGAGTGGATCGCAGGTCTTGTAAACCTTGATTTTATATCCCACGATTATAATCAACCAGCTTCTAAGTATGGCTACAGGTTCATCAATGCGGTAATTCTAGGCATAGAAAGGGATAAAAAGAGGGTATATACAAATCACGGTTATATAGAATACAATTACCTTGTACTCGCTCCAGGCATAAAGTACAACTACGGCGCGTGGTTCAAGGATGATAAGGAAATGGCTTCTTATACGAAGATACACTATCCTGCAGCATTTATACCAGGATCTGAACATCTGGCACTCAAAAGGAAAGTGTGGGAATTTGAAGAGGGAGATTTCATCATCACAGTACCACCGGGCGCTTACAGATGTCCTCCCGCACCTTACGAGCGGGCAGCCATGATAGCCTATGTGTTTAAGAAAAATAACGTTAAAGGAAGGGTAATAATTCTTGACCCTAAGGAAGATATAGCTCCTAAGGGTCCAGGCTTCAGAGCTGCATACGAACAGCTCTATCTGGGTATAGTTGAGTACGTTCCAAAAGCTCAGATAAAAGAAGTGGATCCGGTAAATAAAGTTATAAAAACTACAGCAGGTGACTTTAAGTTTACGGATGCCAACTTGATTCCTCCCCATCAGGCTGGTGAGCTTGTCTGGATGGCGGATCTCATAGCGAAGGATAAGGAAGGGAAACCTACCGGATGGGCTGACCAAGATCCTCTCACCTTCCAAGCTAAGACAGATCCCAACGTATTCCTTGTAGGTGATGTCATAGGTGGCGTTCCCTATCCAAAGAGCGGACATATGGGTAACTCTCAAGGTAAGATAGTAGCCAAGATCATAGCTTCACGCATAGCAGGCAAAGACACAAAACTTACACTTCCAGACAATACGTGTTATTCCATGGTGAACGGAGATCCTCAGGAAGCTATTGTCATAAATGTCACTTACGACTACAATGACAAAGAAAAAAAGATAGTACCCAAGCCAAAAGTTATAAACGAGCGATCAACTGACCTTGCAAGGGCAACTTACGAATGGGCAAAAAGCATGTACAAAGATATGTTTGCTTGA
- a CDS encoding FAD-dependent oxidoreductase, with product MLRRSSGVSRRDLIKSTVGVSLFPVLAFSQVSAKREKAQVVIVGGGYGGVTAAKYLKKENPDLSVTLIEERHFFMSCPLSNHFLAGLMELTPLCFAYNVLETKYGVKVITDKVIGIELDKKTVRTSQEYINYDFLILSPGIDYDIEDKPFYAETLVYYPPAFKPGSEHIYLKKLLSEFEGGDIVITVPPPPYRCPPAPYERAALIADMIKRNKLKAHLYFVDANERPLINSEGFLSAYYDLYRDVATYVTSAQVKNVDVKKKIVKTSYGDFKFDLANIIPPMKAHSILASAGLLKKNEKWVSVDPLTFETQVENVFVIGDASMSYLPKSGYAAHSEGKAVAKIINARLKGKEIKEELLQMVCYAMVSDKEAIMTETSFKYEKDKNRFIPLHREDNQRKETTAKRYIEWAKGLWRDMFG from the coding sequence ATGTTAAGGAGATCATCAGGTGTTAGCAGAAGGGACCTTATAAAGTCTACAGTGGGGGTGAGTCTTTTTCCAGTTTTGGCTTTTTCCCAAGTATCTGCCAAAAGGGAAAAGGCTCAAGTGGTTATTGTAGGTGGTGGATACGGGGGAGTGACCGCTGCCAAATACCTCAAAAAGGAAAATCCTGATCTGAGCGTTACCTTGATTGAGGAAAGGCATTTTTTTATGTCTTGCCCTCTGTCTAATCATTTTTTGGCAGGTCTCATGGAACTTACACCGTTGTGTTTTGCTTACAATGTTCTGGAAACAAAGTATGGTGTGAAAGTAATTACGGATAAAGTTATAGGTATTGAGCTTGACAAAAAGACCGTTAGAACATCGCAAGAATACATAAACTATGACTTTCTTATACTTTCTCCTGGTATAGATTACGATATAGAGGACAAGCCTTTTTACGCTGAGACTTTGGTATACTATCCGCCTGCTTTCAAACCTGGTTCTGAACACATATACCTCAAGAAGCTTCTCAGCGAGTTTGAGGGTGGAGATATTGTAATAACAGTTCCACCACCACCTTACAGATGCCCTCCTGCGCCTTACGAGCGGGCAGCTCTTATAGCTGATATGATAAAGAGAAACAAGTTAAAGGCTCACCTGTATTTTGTGGATGCCAATGAAAGACCCTTAATAAATTCTGAGGGTTTCCTATCAGCATATTATGACCTTTACCGGGACGTTGCCACCTATGTAACCTCTGCTCAGGTCAAGAATGTGGATGTGAAAAAGAAGATAGTCAAGACATCTTACGGTGATTTCAAATTTGATCTTGCAAATATTATACCACCTATGAAGGCTCATAGTATCTTAGCTTCAGCTGGGCTTCTCAAGAAGAATGAAAAGTGGGTAAGTGTTGATCCCCTCACTTTTGAGACACAGGTGGAAAATGTCTTTGTTATAGGGGATGCATCAATGAGCTATCTTCCAAAAAGTGGCTACGCTGCACATTCGGAAGGTAAAGCTGTTGCCAAGATCATAAACGCAAGACTAAAGGGTAAAGAAATCAAAGAGGAGCTTCTCCAGATGGTTTGTTACGCTATGGTAAGTGACAAAGAAGCCATAATGACTGAGACGAGCTTTAAGTATGAAAAGGACAAAAATAGATTTATACCGCTCCATAGAGAAGACAACCAAAGAAAGGAAACTACAGCCAAGAGGTATATAGAGTGGGCTAAGGGTTTGTGGAGGGATATGTTCGGATAA
- the dnaK gene encoding molecular chaperone DnaK — translation MAEKILGIDLGTTNSVVAVMMGDEPVVIANQEGSRLTPSIVSWTKEKDVLVGEPAKRRAILDPENTIYESKRFIGRKFEEVKEEAKRVSYKVTADDKGDASFDVPNAGRLVRPEEVGAHVLKKLKEAAEAYLGEKVTKAVITVPAYFNERQRQATKDAGKIAGLEVLRILNEPTAAALAYGLDKKENVKILVYDFGGGTFDVSILEGGEGVIEVKATAGDTHLGGANIDERIMEWLIEEFKKETGIDLRKDRTALQRLKEASEQAKKELSFKLETEINLPFITIDPSTNQPMHLQKTLTRARLEEMIKDLVNRTMEIVKRALEDAKLRPQDIDDVVLVGGSTRIPLVQQKIKEFFGKEPHKGVNPDEVVAVGAAIQAGVLSGEVKEILLVDVTPLSLGVETYGGVMTVLIPRNTPIPYRKCETFTTASDYQTEVEIHVLQGERPMARDNKSLGKFYLTGIPPAPRGVPKIEVCFDIDVDGILHVTAKDLGTGKEQSIRVQASSGLTQEEIDRMVKEAQLHEEEDRKKKELVEAKNQLDQYIYNLEKVLRENREKLPSDLISEVERTIEESKKVMNTAQEAEEVRKAIEKVLDASSKIGSKIYESAGQKSSGDGGDVIEGKPL, via the coding sequence ATGGCTGAAAAGATACTGGGTATTGATTTGGGAACTACTAATTCGGTTGTAGCTGTTATGATGGGGGATGAGCCGGTGGTTATAGCAAATCAGGAAGGTTCCAGGCTCACTCCTTCTATAGTTTCTTGGACAAAGGAAAAAGATGTGCTTGTGGGTGAGCCTGCCAAAAGGCGTGCCATACTTGATCCAGAAAATACTATATACGAATCCAAGAGGTTCATAGGGAGGAAGTTTGAGGAAGTAAAGGAAGAAGCAAAGAGGGTATCTTACAAGGTAACTGCGGATGACAAAGGGGACGCGAGCTTTGACGTTCCAAATGCGGGAAGGCTCGTAAGACCTGAGGAAGTAGGCGCTCACGTGCTAAAAAAACTCAAAGAAGCTGCTGAAGCTTATTTGGGTGAGAAGGTGACCAAAGCGGTTATTACCGTACCGGCTTACTTTAACGAAAGACAAAGACAAGCTACAAAGGATGCTGGAAAGATAGCTGGTCTTGAGGTTCTAAGAATACTTAACGAACCTACCGCTGCAGCTCTCGCTTATGGGCTTGACAAAAAGGAAAATGTAAAGATACTGGTTTACGACTTTGGAGGAGGAACCTTTGATGTTTCCATACTGGAAGGCGGTGAAGGTGTCATAGAGGTAAAAGCCACCGCAGGAGACACGCATTTGGGTGGTGCTAACATAGATGAACGTATAATGGAGTGGCTCATAGAAGAGTTTAAGAAAGAAACTGGCATTGATCTCAGAAAAGACAGAACAGCCCTTCAAAGGCTAAAAGAAGCTTCAGAACAGGCAAAGAAGGAACTATCCTTCAAGTTAGAAACGGAAATAAACCTTCCCTTCATTACCATAGACCCTTCTACCAACCAACCAATGCATCTTCAAAAGACACTCACCAGAGCGAGGCTTGAGGAGATGATAAAGGATCTGGTAAACAGAACTATGGAGATAGTAAAGCGTGCGCTTGAGGATGCAAAACTCAGACCTCAGGACATAGATGATGTAGTGCTTGTAGGTGGATCTACGAGAATACCTTTAGTTCAACAGAAGATAAAGGAGTTTTTTGGAAAAGAACCTCACAAAGGTGTAAATCCTGACGAAGTTGTAGCCGTGGGTGCAGCTATCCAAGCCGGAGTTTTATCTGGAGAGGTTAAAGAGATTCTCCTCGTGGATGTGACACCTCTATCTCTGGGTGTAGAAACTTACGGAGGTGTGATGACCGTATTGATTCCGAGAAACACACCCATACCTTACAGAAAGTGCGAAACTTTCACAACAGCGTCAGATTATCAAACGGAAGTGGAAATACACGTGCTCCAAGGTGAGAGACCCATGGCAAGGGATAACAAATCTTTAGGCAAGTTTTACCTCACCGGTATCCCTCCAGCTCCGAGAGGTGTACCCAAGATAGAAGTTTGCTTTGACATAGATGTGGATGGTATACTTCATGTGACCGCAAAGGATCTTGGAACGGGTAAAGAGCAATCCATAAGAGTTCAGGCATCCTCAGGTCTCACTCAAGAAGAGATAGATAGAATGGTAAAGGAAGCACAACTTCACGAAGAGGAAGACAGAAAGAAAAAGGAGCTTGTGGAAGCTAAAAACCAACTTGATCAGTACATATACAACCTTGAAAAGGTACTCAGGGAAAACAGAGAAAAGTTGCCTTCCGATCTAATATCCGAGGTAGAAAGAACTATAGAAGAATCCAAAAAGGTTATGAATACCGCGCAGGAAGCTGAAGAAGTGAGAAAAGCTATAGAGAAAGTACTTGATGCCTCTTCTAAGATAGGCAGTAAGATATACGAATCAGCTGGTCAGAAAAGTAGTGGAGACGGTGGCGATGTGATAGAGGGTAAACCTCTGTGA
- a CDS encoding lipoate--protein ligase, giving the protein MKIYRLGKRDHLRSITIFHAMARLGYTGLVITEPKDTYVSIGYFDRLEDIIDYEKCKRLNIPVIRREVGGGAVLLSEGQVFYQLILPKKLVPFKVEDAYRKFSKPIIQTYRKLGVEVSYRPINDLVLKNGKKISGQGAADIGECFVFVGNVLLRFDTKLMSELFKVQEEKFRDKLYKSLEENISWVERETGRSFSYEEVENTLAEEFSKIIEFDGEGKLNDEILELADRLREEMTSPNVLFEDTGRRHKFLKIREGVYVRNAVRKAQGGLLRCEVYLTDSHIEDVRIYGDFSLVPKSAITDLEDSLRGTALEKVKEKVKEFLERVDMPGVEVEDFLYLLLGE; this is encoded by the coding sequence ATGAAGATATACAGGTTAGGCAAAAGGGATCACCTGAGATCCATAACCATTTTTCACGCAATGGCACGCTTGGGGTACACGGGTCTTGTGATTACGGAACCAAAAGATACATACGTAAGCATAGGTTACTTTGACAGGTTGGAAGACATAATAGATTACGAAAAGTGCAAAAGATTGAACATACCTGTGATAAGGCGAGAGGTGGGAGGTGGTGCGGTGCTTCTTTCGGAAGGTCAAGTCTTTTACCAGCTTATACTACCTAAAAAGTTGGTGCCTTTCAAGGTGGAAGATGCCTACAGGAAATTTTCTAAACCTATTATACAAACATACAGAAAACTCGGTGTTGAGGTAAGCTACAGACCTATCAATGACTTGGTTCTCAAAAACGGTAAAAAAATAAGCGGTCAAGGTGCGGCGGACATAGGCGAGTGTTTTGTATTTGTCGGTAATGTACTTCTGAGGTTTGACACCAAGCTCATGTCAGAGCTTTTTAAAGTGCAAGAGGAAAAGTTTAGAGACAAGTTATACAAGAGTCTTGAAGAAAACATAAGTTGGGTGGAGAGGGAGACGGGAAGATCCTTCTCTTACGAGGAAGTAGAAAATACACTTGCGGAGGAGTTCTCAAAAATTATTGAATTTGATGGAGAAGGCAAACTAAACGATGAGATCTTGGAGCTTGCGGACAGATTAAGAGAAGAAATGACATCACCCAATGTTCTCTTTGAAGATACTGGAAGAAGGCACAAATTCCTAAAGATAAGGGAAGGTGTGTATGTGAGAAACGCAGTCAGAAAAGCGCAAGGAGGTCTCCTAAGGTGTGAAGTTTACCTCACAGACAGTCACATAGAGGATGTAAGAATTTACGGGGATTTTTCACTTGTACCTAAGTCAGCCATCACAGATCTTGAGGACTCACTCAGAGGTACCGCACTTGAGAAAGTAAAGGAAAAGGTGAAGGAGTTTTTAGAAAGGGTGGATATGCCCGGTGTTGAAGTAGAAGACTTTCTTTATCTTTTACTCGGCGAGTGA
- the panB gene encoding 3-methyl-2-oxobutanoate hydroxymethyltransferase: MLENVTLRSLFRKKREGQKITMVSTYDYISARLCDEAGIDCVLVGDSLGMVFQGLESTLPVTLEEMIYHTKAVKRGVKRAFIIVDMPFMSYQVSQEEALRNCARVMKETGANAVKLEGGQEIAELVHRLVSVGIPVVGHIGFTPQSVHALGGYRVIGKKEDEREKLKRDFKALEDAGAFMVVLESVPSYLAKEISQPAKSITIGIGAGPHCDGQVLVFHDLVGLVEDIKPKFVKRYVEGAKIFRDALKRYKEEVEKGIFPSEEESYG, translated from the coding sequence ATGCTTGAAAATGTGACATTGAGAAGCCTTTTCAGGAAAAAGAGAGAAGGGCAGAAGATCACCATGGTATCCACCTACGATTACATATCAGCCAGGCTATGCGATGAGGCAGGTATAGATTGCGTATTGGTTGGTGATTCCTTGGGAATGGTGTTTCAGGGTCTTGAGTCCACTCTTCCTGTCACCCTTGAAGAAATGATATACCACACGAAGGCAGTCAAAAGAGGTGTGAAAAGAGCTTTTATTATAGTAGATATGCCCTTTATGAGCTATCAAGTAAGTCAAGAAGAGGCACTGCGCAACTGTGCGAGAGTAATGAAAGAGACAGGGGCTAACGCCGTAAAACTTGAGGGAGGACAGGAGATAGCGGAACTTGTTCACAGACTCGTGAGTGTAGGCATACCCGTAGTAGGGCATATAGGTTTTACACCGCAGAGTGTTCACGCACTCGGTGGATACAGGGTGATAGGCAAAAAGGAGGACGAGCGTGAAAAGTTAAAAAGGGATTTTAAGGCTTTGGAAGATGCGGGAGCTTTTATGGTAGTTTTGGAAAGTGTGCCTTCTTACTTAGCCAAGGAGATAAGTCAGCCTGCAAAGAGTATAACCATAGGTATAGGAGCAGGTCCTCACTGTGACGGTCAGGTACTTGTTTTTCACGATCTTGTAGGTCTGGTGGAGGATATAAAACCCAAGTTCGTAAAAAGGTATGTGGAAGGTGCTAAAATATTCAGAGATGCACTCAAAAGGTATAAGGAAGAGGTAGAAAAGGGGATTTTCCCTTCAGAGGAAGAGAGCTATGGATGA
- the leuS gene encoding leucine--tRNA ligase, with the protein MRDYVPKEIEEKWQRAWEEQRVFRAKEEGQKVYVLEMFPYPSGRIHMGHVRNYTIGDVIARFLRFKGYSVLHPMGWDAFGLPAENAAIKQGIHPADWTYENIAYMKDQLKRLGFSYDWDREVTTCDPDYYRWNQWIFLKLYEKGLVYRKLAEVNWCPKDETVLANEQVIDGRCWRCGTSVVKKEVPSWYIKITDYAERLLEDLKLLEGKWPEKVIAQQRNWIGKSEGAIIRFYVDDIPVEVFTTRPDTIFGATFLVLAPEHPLTIKFAEKGGKLSEVMSFVEKVRSVPIKERGKEEEKEGIFLGVYATNPANGEKIPVWSANYVLYEYGTGAIMCVPAHDQRDYEFAIKYKLPIRQVISPKDGQVPSERAYEGEGILINSGHFNGLESQEAKRVITSWLKEMGYGDFKITYRLRDWNISRQRYWGTPIPIVYCKECGIVPVPEEDLPVLLPRNVKITGHGNPLESVEEFVNTVCPRCKGPARRETDTMDTFFDSSWYFLRYCDPKNEKLPFDRSKVDFWMPVDIYIGGIEHAVLHLLYARFFQKFLKDLGLVRDSEPFLSLITQGMVLKRWVSIETYLSHLGLTEEDNVDALLEKIREEVKHVQGV; encoded by the coding sequence ATGCGGGATTACGTTCCAAAAGAGATAGAGGAAAAGTGGCAAAGGGCCTGGGAAGAACAGAGGGTTTTTAGGGCAAAAGAAGAGGGTCAAAAGGTATATGTGCTTGAGATGTTTCCCTATCCTTCCGGAAGAATACACATGGGTCATGTGAGGAACTACACCATAGGTGATGTTATAGCGAGATTTTTAAGGTTTAAGGGCTATAGCGTACTTCACCCCATGGGATGGGATGCATTTGGTCTTCCTGCTGAAAATGCGGCGATAAAGCAAGGTATCCATCCTGCTGACTGGACTTACGAGAACATAGCTTACATGAAAGACCAACTCAAAAGACTCGGCTTTTCTTACGATTGGGATAGAGAAGTGACCACCTGTGACCCAGATTACTATCGCTGGAATCAGTGGATATTTTTAAAGCTTTACGAAAAAGGGCTGGTTTACAGAAAACTCGCAGAGGTAAATTGGTGTCCCAAAGATGAGACTGTACTTGCCAATGAACAAGTTATAGATGGAAGATGTTGGAGATGCGGAACCTCTGTTGTTAAAAAAGAAGTGCCTTCATGGTATATAAAGATCACGGATTATGCGGAAAGGCTCCTTGAAGACCTTAAACTTCTTGAAGGTAAGTGGCCTGAAAAGGTGATAGCTCAACAAAGGAATTGGATAGGAAAGTCAGAAGGTGCAATAATAAGGTTTTACGTTGACGATATACCCGTTGAAGTATTTACTACAAGACCAGATACCATCTTCGGAGCTACCTTTCTCGTGCTTGCACCCGAACACCCTCTCACTATTAAATTTGCTGAAAAAGGCGGAAAACTGAGTGAAGTCATGTCTTTTGTTGAGAAAGTGAGATCCGTTCCAATAAAAGAGAGGGGTAAAGAGGAAGAGAAAGAGGGCATCTTTTTGGGTGTATACGCCACAAACCCAGCAAACGGAGAGAAGATACCTGTATGGAGTGCCAACTACGTACTTTACGAGTACGGGACAGGTGCCATTATGTGTGTTCCAGCACACGATCAGAGAGATTATGAGTTTGCCATAAAGTATAAGCTTCCCATAAGACAGGTAATTTCTCCAAAAGATGGGCAGGTACCTTCAGAAAGAGCTTACGAAGGAGAAGGTATACTGATAAACTCGGGGCACTTTAATGGACTTGAATCCCAAGAAGCAAAAAGAGTAATAACTTCTTGGCTCAAAGAGATGGGATACGGAGATTTTAAGATAACATACAGGCTCAGAGACTGGAACATATCAAGACAGAGATATTGGGGAACACCCATACCGATCGTATACTGCAAAGAGTGTGGAATTGTGCCAGTTCCAGAAGAGGATCTTCCCGTCTTGCTCCCGAGAAACGTCAAAATCACTGGACATGGCAATCCTTTGGAGAGCGTGGAAGAGTTTGTAAATACGGTATGCCCCAGATGTAAAGGTCCCGCAAGGCGTGAAACTGATACCATGGATACCTTTTTTGATTCCTCCTGGTATTTTTTAAGGTATTGCGATCCCAAAAATGAAAAACTTCCCTTTGACAGGAGCAAAGTGGATTTCTGGATGCCAGTAGACATTTATATAGGTGGTATAGAACATGCGGTTCTTCATCTTCTTTATGCACGCTTTTTCCAGAAATTCCTCAAAGATCTGGGACTTGTTAGAGATAGTGAACCATTCTTAAGCTTGATAACTCAGGGTATGGTGCTCAAAAGGTGGGTAAGCATTGAGACATATCTTTCCCATCTTGGTCTCACTGAGGAAGATAATGTAGATGCACTTTTGGAGAAAATTCGTGAGGAGGTAAAGCATGTCCAAGGAGTTTGA
- a CDS encoding (2Fe-2S)-binding protein: MFLRAWGVCFFWHKDCKEIGMDRRDFIKTCGTIAVASFLDAGFFSQVLANQESFLKLYNKALLLKEDGSPLTEKDIIPHKEYIFFYPFASTPCYLINLGEEVKGVDVKLNDGQTYAWKGGVGSKKSIVAYSAICSHQWSYPTKEYAFINYYPPDKASETTKRAGIIQCCAHLSVFDPKAGGKVVEGPAEVPLASILLQEDGEKLYAVGVLGKDQFDAFFENYKTDLRKEYGSTTKAKELVDKCTVMEVEKYVKEIIRC; encoded by the coding sequence ATGTTTCTGCGTGCTTGGGGAGTATGCTTCTTTTGGCATAAAGATTGCAAGGAGATAGGCATGGACAGAAGGGATTTTATAAAAACCTGTGGAACTATAGCGGTAGCGTCCTTTTTGGATGCTGGATTTTTCTCTCAAGTGTTAGCCAATCAAGAGAGCTTTTTGAAGCTATACAATAAAGCCCTCTTACTTAAGGAAGATGGCTCACCGCTCACTGAAAAGGATATAATACCGCATAAGGAGTACATATTTTTCTATCCTTTTGCCTCTACTCCGTGCTACCTTATAAATCTAGGTGAAGAGGTTAAAGGAGTTGATGTGAAGCTGAATGACGGACAGACATATGCCTGGAAGGGTGGTGTGGGCAGTAAAAAGAGTATAGTCGCATACTCAGCCATATGCTCCCATCAATGGAGCTATCCAACAAAGGAATACGCCTTTATAAATTACTATCCTCCCGATAAAGCCTCAGAGACTACAAAAAGGGCAGGTATAATTCAGTGTTGCGCGCACCTTTCCGTATTTGATCCCAAAGCGGGAGGCAAAGTCGTAGAAGGTCCTGCGGAAGTTCCCTTAGCATCCATACTTCTTCAGGAAGATGGAGAAAAACTTTACGCCGTAGGTGTACTCGGTAAAGACCAATTTGACGCTTTTTTTGAAAACTATAAGACGGACCTCAGAAAGGAATACGGATCTACCACTAAAGCTAAAGAGCTTGTGGATAAATGTACAGTTATGGAGGTGGAGAAGTATGTTAAGGAGATCATCAGGTGTTAG
- a CDS encoding GspE/PulE family protein gives MDEAKLLELFVRLGYITKDQASQAYAGKEKDEDIISSLIRFGFLDDAKLADFYSKNMSQRFWKDSVEDIKIPEHILKELPENLLRKYSMAPVKYEDGKLTIVTVNPFNQSAINELRFKSKINTIIPYAGTRKTVETILNKLYPTVAKFIEELEPAEEVEIENLPIDLSPEALAAEAGEAPIVKLANYLIYEAVRLEASDIHIEPYEKKVVVRYRVDGILRVFHEFPLRVKDPLTARYKIMSNMDIAERRKPQDGRIRVKVGNKRVDLRVSTVPTVYGEKVVMRIQEAERYLNVKLENLGFEEDDLEKFRKAIWTPWGMILVTGPTGSGKTTTLYASLMERNTPDVNIMTAEDPVEVAIPGLNQVQIAEHIGLTFSTVLRAFLRQDPDIILIGEIRDTETAEIGIRAALTGHLVFSTLHTNDAPSSITRLVDMGIEPFLVGSSLILIVAQRLVRKLCPVCKVEAKLPKETLVRMGVLKDMHEDIVVYTHKDGGCEACNGTGYKGRTAVHEILEIDEDLRKLIIKGATSEDIKDMAKKRGMRSLYEAGILKVRKGITSLEEVARVLAK, from the coding sequence ATGGATGAGGCGAAACTCTTAGAGCTTTTTGTGAGGCTCGGCTATATAACAAAGGATCAGGCATCACAAGCTTACGCTGGAAAAGAGAAAGATGAAGATATTATAAGTTCGCTCATAAGATTTGGATTTTTGGATGATGCAAAGCTGGCTGACTTTTATTCTAAGAACATGTCCCAGAGGTTCTGGAAGGATAGCGTGGAGGATATAAAAATACCCGAGCATATACTTAAGGAACTTCCTGAAAATCTTCTAAGAAAGTATTCTATGGCACCTGTCAAATACGAAGACGGGAAGCTTACTATAGTCACTGTAAATCCCTTTAATCAATCAGCCATAAACGAACTCAGGTTTAAAAGTAAGATAAATACCATAATACCCTATGCTGGTACGAGAAAAACCGTTGAAACTATACTCAACAAGCTCTACCCAACGGTAGCCAAATTCATCGAGGAGTTGGAACCTGCGGAAGAGGTAGAGATAGAGAATCTTCCTATAGATCTATCTCCGGAGGCACTTGCAGCAGAAGCGGGAGAAGCACCAATAGTGAAACTCGCTAATTACCTCATATACGAAGCGGTCAGACTTGAAGCTTCAGACATACATATAGAACCTTACGAAAAGAAAGTGGTAGTAAGATACAGGGTGGACGGTATACTACGTGTATTTCACGAGTTTCCATTGCGCGTCAAAGATCCGCTCACCGCAAGGTACAAAATAATGTCCAACATGGATATAGCGGAAAGGAGAAAGCCTCAAGACGGAAGGATAAGGGTAAAGGTGGGAAACAAAAGGGTGGATCTGAGAGTATCTACAGTCCCAACCGTTTACGGTGAGAAGGTAGTTATGAGGATACAGGAGGCGGAAAGATACTTGAATGTAAAGCTTGAAAATCTCGGTTTTGAGGAGGACGATCTTGAAAAGTTTAGAAAAGCTATATGGACACCTTGGGGAATGATATTGGTCACAGGACCTACCGGTTCAGGTAAAACAACCACCCTTTACGCATCGCTTATGGAAAGAAATACACCTGATGTAAATATAATGACTGCAGAAGATCCCGTCGAAGTTGCAATCCCAGGACTCAATCAGGTTCAAATAGCGGAACATATAGGGCTCACTTTTTCAACCGTTCTTAGGGCTTTTCTCAGGCAAGACCCTGACATTATCCTCATAGGTGAGATAAGAGATACAGAGACCGCAGAGATAGGTATAAGGGCAGCTCTCACCGGACACTTAGTCTTCTCTACCCTTCATACTAACGATGCGCCATCTTCAATCACAAGACTCGTTGATATGGGAATAGAACCCTTTCTCGTAGGATCTTCCCTAATACTCATAGTTGCCCAGAGGCTTGTAAGGAAGCTTTGTCCCGTTTGTAAAGTTGAAGCAAAGCTACCCAAAGAGACGCTTGTCAGGATGGGTGTATTGAAGGATATGCACGAAGATATCGTCGTATATACACACAAAGATGGCGGTTGTGAAGCATGTAACGGTACAGGTTATAAGGGAAGGACCGCCGTTCATGAAATCTTAGAAATAGACGAAGATCTGAGAAAGCTGATCATAAAAGGTGCTACGTCAGAAGATATAAAGGATATGGCAAAGAAAAGGGGGATGAGGAGTCTTTACGAGGCAGGTATACTGAAGGTAAGGAAAGGAATAACTTCCTTAGAGGAAGTGGCGAGGGTTCTTGCAAAGTAG